The following proteins are encoded in a genomic region of Dysgonomonas mossii:
- a CDS encoding RNA polymerase sigma factor, producing MKNNTDENIKTLTSHLFREHYGKMVSYLSQKYGYHKIEDILDAVQESFETALNTWRFGEVPENPFAWLYRVANNKLLNKIRQSNIAQTHLNYLASTEKDNDEYSEKEVEDSLLKLLIFFSKASFSERNKLIISLYFLCGFNYSEIANALIIKTETVKKVVLRSKETIKEFSEIYDDFQIQTIEELSHLLKIIYLLYNEGYKSSQRAGTINLDLCFEAIRLGKLLHQYHPENPEINSLLAGMFFNSSRFPARTENDTWISLENQNRTLWNNDLIKEGFYYLEIAKKHQQTLDKYYLEALISSMHCTSESYEKTDWKTIAYLYKQLEKMEPYSISVKLNRIIAESNFKSLHDLLPELVTMENMMNEETEFIYLSTKAHFYAKMEEWNLTIHNYELSLNCTKNKTDINFISGKINLIKKKLEN from the coding sequence ATGAAGAACAACACTGACGAAAATATAAAAACACTTACGAGCCATCTTTTCAGAGAACATTATGGAAAGATGGTTTCCTATTTATCTCAAAAGTATGGCTATCATAAGATTGAGGATATACTAGACGCAGTTCAAGAATCTTTCGAAACAGCTCTAAATACATGGAGGTTTGGAGAAGTTCCCGAGAATCCCTTTGCGTGGCTTTATAGGGTTGCAAACAACAAGTTACTGAACAAAATCCGGCAATCAAACATTGCACAAACGCACCTCAACTACCTTGCATCCACAGAAAAAGACAATGACGAATACTCCGAAAAGGAAGTAGAGGACAGCTTACTTAAATTATTGATTTTCTTTTCAAAAGCGTCTTTCTCTGAAAGGAATAAGCTAATTATTTCACTTTATTTCCTTTGTGGATTCAACTATTCGGAAATTGCCAATGCGCTGATCATTAAAACAGAAACCGTCAAGAAAGTTGTTTTAAGGAGCAAAGAAACGATCAAAGAATTTTCAGAAATTTACGATGATTTTCAGATTCAGACCATTGAGGAATTAAGCCATCTACTTAAGATTATATACCTGCTCTACAATGAAGGATATAAAAGTTCGCAAAGAGCCGGAACCATAAATTTAGACTTGTGCTTTGAAGCCATCAGGCTAGGAAAATTATTACACCAGTATCATCCCGAAAACCCTGAAATCAATTCTCTGCTGGCAGGTATGTTTTTCAACTCCTCAAGATTTCCTGCACGAACCGAGAACGATACGTGGATATCGTTGGAGAATCAGAACAGAACCCTTTGGAATAATGATTTAATAAAAGAAGGTTTCTATTACTTGGAAATAGCAAAGAAGCACCAGCAAACTTTAGATAAATATTATTTAGAAGCTTTGATTTCATCCATGCATTGCACTTCCGAATCGTATGAAAAAACAGACTGGAAAACGATTGCTTATCTATATAAACAACTCGAAAAAATGGAACCATATTCGATTTCAGTAAAGCTAAACAGAATTATTGCTGAAAGTAACTTTAAGAGTCTGCACGATCTGCTACCTGAGCTAGTTACTATGGAAAACATGATGAACGAAGAAACAGAGTTTATCTATCTCAGCACCAAGGCTCACTTTTATGCAAAAATGGAAGAATGGAATTTGACCATTCATAATTATGAGTTGTCGCTGAATTGCACCAAAAATAAAACCGATATAAACTTCATCAGCGGAAAAATAAATCTTATAAAGAAAAAGTTGGAGAATTAA
- a CDS encoding YciI family protein, with the protein MKEFLLLIRENADYGDLSVEDMQADIQEHIKWVETLVENGNFKDGNPLDSAGVTLKDGIATDGPYVETKECVSGYYFLLANSLDEAKELAKGCPDLKRGATLEIRRIINTDEEQH; encoded by the coding sequence ATGAAAGAATTTTTATTACTAATTCGGGAAAATGCAGATTATGGAGATCTGTCCGTAGAAGATATGCAAGCAGACATTCAGGAACACATCAAATGGGTAGAAACGCTAGTCGAGAACGGGAACTTTAAAGATGGAAATCCCCTCGATTCTGCTGGTGTTACCTTGAAAGATGGTATTGCTACAGACGGTCCTTATGTTGAAACCAAAGAGTGTGTGAGCGGCTATTATTTCCTCCTTGCCAACTCTTTAGACGAAGCAAAAGAACTGGCAAAAGGCTGTCCCGATTTGAAACGTGGAGCAACCCTAGAAATCCGTAGAATCATCAACACTGATGAAGAACAACACTGA
- a CDS encoding DEAD/DEAH box helicase, protein MKTFEELGVAANIRKAIEEMGYENPMPVQEEVIPYLLGETNDVIALAQTGTGKTAAFGLPILQKIDTNQNVPQALILCPTRELCLQIAGDLSDYSKYIDNLRVLPVYGGSSIESQIKSLKRGVQIIVATPGRLIDLINRRTVELSNVKYVVLDESDEMLNMGFMESIDEILSKVPDERLMLLFSATMPKEIAKITKKYMQNPKEITIGRKNEGSNSVKHVYYLVHAKDKYLALKRIADYYPNIYGIIFCRTRRETQEIADKLIQDGYNADSLHGDLSQAQRDYVMQKFRIKNIQLLVATDVAARGLDVDSLTHVINYGLPDDIESYTHRSGRTGRAGKTGTSIAIIHVKEKGKVREIEKIINKKFEQGAIPSGEAICEKQLFSLVDRIEKVKVNEDEISNILPSVYRKLDWLEKEDIIKRVVALEFNRLIDYYRDAQEIESPSERSSRDDKSFPKRKDRDRSDRSDRSDRSSGGRSAERGYSRLFINVGRTDNVNPATLMGLVNDYVPEKVNIGRIDIMQNFSFFEVPEKDAQKVIKSMSKQEQNGRRISVEVAQGGGGGNAKDRGGDRGRKNFSTRSDIGTRKSSDYNSPKHSDKNKGRSGRKPKYS, encoded by the coding sequence ATGAAAACATTTGAAGAGTTAGGGGTTGCCGCGAATATTCGCAAAGCAATCGAAGAAATGGGTTATGAGAACCCAATGCCTGTGCAAGAAGAAGTGATTCCATATTTGCTTGGCGAAACGAATGATGTAATTGCGCTCGCGCAAACCGGAACAGGAAAGACCGCAGCTTTTGGTCTTCCTATATTACAAAAAATAGATACAAACCAGAACGTTCCTCAGGCACTTATCCTTTGTCCTACACGTGAACTATGTCTGCAAATAGCAGGAGACTTATCCGATTATTCAAAATATATAGATAACCTAAGAGTCCTTCCCGTATATGGAGGATCAAGTATCGAGAGTCAGATAAAATCACTAAAGAGAGGCGTACAGATTATTGTTGCTACTCCGGGACGACTGATTGACCTTATCAACCGTAGAACAGTAGAGTTATCGAATGTAAAATATGTAGTACTCGATGAGTCGGACGAAATGCTTAACATGGGATTCATGGAAAGTATCGACGAGATATTATCTAAAGTGCCGGATGAGAGATTGATGCTGTTATTCTCGGCTACTATGCCTAAAGAAATAGCTAAGATCACAAAAAAATACATGCAGAACCCGAAAGAAATTACTATCGGAAGAAAGAACGAAGGTTCGAACAGCGTGAAGCATGTATACTATCTTGTTCATGCTAAAGATAAATATCTGGCATTAAAACGCATAGCAGACTACTATCCGAATATATACGGAATTATATTTTGCCGTACCCGTCGCGAGACACAAGAAATTGCCGACAAGCTGATACAAGATGGTTATAATGCAGACTCTCTGCACGGTGATCTGTCTCAAGCTCAGCGTGACTATGTGATGCAAAAATTCCGCATAAAAAACATACAGTTGCTTGTAGCTACAGACGTAGCAGCAAGAGGACTGGATGTAGATAGCTTGACACACGTTATCAATTATGGTTTGCCGGATGATATAGAGTCATATACTCATAGAAGTGGACGTACCGGTCGTGCCGGAAAAACAGGTACTTCTATCGCAATTATCCACGTAAAAGAAAAAGGAAAAGTAAGAGAGATTGAAAAAATAATCAACAAAAAGTTTGAGCAGGGAGCTATACCTTCGGGCGAAGCTATTTGCGAAAAACAGTTGTTCAGTCTGGTAGACAGAATAGAGAAAGTAAAAGTAAATGAAGATGAAATCTCAAACATACTTCCTTCTGTTTACAGAAAACTCGATTGGCTCGAAAAAGAAGATATCATTAAACGTGTAGTAGCACTTGAGTTCAATCGTCTTATCGATTACTACCGCGATGCACAAGAAATAGAATCACCATCCGAACGTTCGTCTCGCGATGATAAGTCATTCCCTAAACGTAAAGACAGAGATCGTTCCGATCGCTCAGACCGCTCGGATCGTTCATCCGGCGGACGCTCTGCCGAAAGAGGGTACTCTCGTTTGTTTATTAATGTAGGACGTACCGACAATGTAAATCCAGCAACGCTGATGGGACTTGTTAACGACTATGTTCCGGAAAAGGTAAATATCGGACGTATTGACATAATGCAAAACTTCTCTTTCTTCGAAGTGCCTGAAAAAGATGCGCAAAAAGTTATAAAATCCATGAGCAAACAAGAACAGAACGGACGACGTATTTCTGTAGAGGTAGCTCAGGGCGGAGGAGGCGGAAACGCTAAAGACCGTGGCGGAGATAGAGGCCGTAAAAACTTCAGCACTCGCTCAGATATCGGAACACGAAAAAGCTCTGATTATAATTCACCAAAACACTCTGATAAGAATAAAGGACGGAGTGGACGAAAACCAAAATATTCTTAA
- a CDS encoding FKBP-type peptidyl-prolyl cis-trans isomerase, whose protein sequence is MKKFLLFSFASCVMLSPMALSAQKKTSAQKQPLKAGVAAAKPVLKTEMDSLSYMFGASLYEQGLSMYLRQLGVVADTTGVESAMKRDSILNANKSNRSEFIAGLKAGLDAPEAKNAYNTGLSVGGQILKQMMPGLLQQMYGEGYTEKFNNEAFVSAMYTAMSGGTFDIENPAEAFNEKMQDAQAKMQAKQEEAQKAQYADQIAEGDKFMEENKAKDGVVTLPSGLQYKVITNGTGEKPTATDRVKVHYHGTLMDGTVFDSSVERGEPTVFGVGQVIKGWTEALELMPVGSKWILYIPYDLAYGGRDAGKIKPFSNLIFEVELLEIEK, encoded by the coding sequence ATGAAGAAATTTTTACTTTTCTCTTTTGCTTCTTGTGTCATGCTAAGTCCAATGGCTTTGTCGGCACAGAAAAAAACTTCGGCACAAAAGCAGCCTCTAAAAGCAGGTGTTGCAGCGGCCAAACCTGTTCTTAAGACAGAGATGGACTCATTGTCTTATATGTTTGGCGCCAGTCTTTACGAGCAAGGATTGTCTATGTATCTACGCCAACTTGGTGTGGTTGCCGATACTACAGGAGTGGAGTCTGCAATGAAGCGTGATTCTATTTTGAACGCTAATAAGAGTAACAGATCTGAGTTTATTGCAGGGTTAAAAGCAGGATTGGATGCTCCTGAGGCAAAAAATGCATACAACACAGGTCTTTCGGTAGGGGGGCAAATCCTGAAACAAATGATGCCGGGGCTTTTGCAGCAGATGTATGGTGAAGGGTATACAGAAAAGTTTAACAATGAGGCTTTTGTGTCAGCGATGTATACTGCTATGAGTGGCGGTACTTTTGATATAGAGAATCCGGCAGAAGCATTCAACGAAAAAATGCAGGATGCTCAAGCTAAGATGCAGGCAAAACAAGAAGAGGCACAGAAAGCTCAGTATGCCGATCAGATAGCTGAGGGCGATAAGTTTATGGAAGAAAATAAGGCGAAGGATGGGGTTGTGACTTTACCTAGCGGCTTGCAATATAAGGTTATCACAAATGGTACAGGAGAAAAACCAACAGCTACTGATCGTGTGAAAGTTCATTATCACGGTACATTGATGGATGGTACTGTGTTCGATAGTAGTGTGGAACGTGGAGAGCCTACTGTTTTCGGCGTTGGTCAGGTGATAAAAGGATGGACAGAGGCTCTGGAATTGATGCCGGTTGGTTCGAAATGGATTCTGTATATCCCTTACGATCTTGCTTACGGAGGAAGAGATGCAGGCAAAATCAAACCATTCTCTAATCTTATATTTGAAGTGGAGCTTCTTGAAATAGAAAAATAA
- the bamE gene encoding outer membrane protein assembly factor BamE domain-containing protein, with protein sequence MKKLISFLIISVVFISCGMFKTLDLSKLRTGMTKEQVVQAVGDPSRILAVNNTQNGYQEVLEYRTPRNEVYALEFIDDYLVGYEFLYEDVEYIAPAPPMILPDYGRPIYIDRPSRPSRPSRPSRPETDRPGNSSSGRPSRPGEATRPGNSSSGRPTTPNEPTRPERPSNERPSNERPAARPNESTRPSTSTSGRPANTNDKSSGRSAEKKTEESSSSSATRER encoded by the coding sequence ATGAAAAAACTGATTTCGTTTTTGATTATATCTGTTGTATTCATCTCTTGTGGGATGTTTAAGACTCTTGATTTAAGTAAATTGAGAACGGGTATGACAAAAGAGCAGGTGGTGCAAGCTGTTGGTGACCCTAGCCGCATATTAGCTGTGAATAATACGCAGAATGGATATCAGGAGGTTTTGGAATACAGAACCCCAAGAAATGAGGTTTATGCTTTGGAATTTATTGATGACTATCTTGTAGGGTATGAATTCTTATACGAGGATGTGGAATATATAGCTCCGGCTCCTCCGATGATATTACCGGACTATGGCAGACCTATCTATATCGATCGTCCTAGTCGTCCAAGCAGACCTAGTCGCCCTAGCCGTCCTGAAACAGATCGTCCCGGAAACTCAAGCTCCGGTCGTCCTAGTCGTCCGGGAGAAGCAACTCGTCCCGGAAATTCCAGTTCGGGTAGACCTACTACGCCTAATGAGCCAACAAGGCCTGAGCGTCCATCAAACGAACGTCCATCCAATGAGCGTCCGGCAGCAAGACCAAACGAAAGTACTCGTCCATCTACATCTACTAGCGGAAGACCAGCTAACACAAACGATAAGAGTAGTGGAAGAAGTGCAGAGAAAAAAACAGAAGAAAGTAGTTCTTCAAGCGCAACAAGAGAAAGATAA
- the yidC gene encoding membrane protein insertase YidC: protein MDKNTITGFILIAAVIIGFTLLSRPSSEDIERQKQQRIKDSIEYAQTLQREQENKIDTSVVEKKTEKIDDFFSASAQQSDSTVAVTDSLPSAEQKTEQFITLENSKLKATFSTKGGRMVRVQLKDYMSYNRDDKKNTDSLYLFNNDADFTLLLTNKQQKVLSTGKLIFTPIQKEGDNSLIMRYAYSDSQYIDFVYKLADDDYMMKYDINMVGMQPMLARTYNDVFEMKWSQRMRRQEKSVKNEQRYSHLTYKYVGGDVKEMSSDKNEEIEVKEPAKWIAFKNQFFAPILIADDKIETALLNSKVLQTDENSEYLKSFEATLYVPAKPGAAPESITAGFSYYLGPMSYSLLKNYDSNVKDANKELDLDKLVPLGWTLFRWVNQYFIVPIFNLLSNTGLSMGIVILLLTIIVKLVISPLTYKSFMSSAKMRVLRPQVEEINEKYPKQEQAMEKQQATMALYSKAGVNPMSGCVPMLLQMPILIALFSFFPNAIELRQQSFLWATDLSTYDAIFEWKNHIPLIGTHISLFCILMTITNIIYTKFNMEMTNTGQQQMPGMKWMMYLMPLIFLFMLNDYPSGLTYYYFLSLLITILLTIAFRYIINEEKVLAKLEANKAKPKKKSGFMARLAEAQRIQQQQLNERNKSNSTKKKR, encoded by the coding sequence ATGGACAAGAATACGATTACCGGGTTTATCCTGATCGCAGCCGTAATTATTGGATTCACATTATTGAGTAGGCCTTCGTCGGAAGACATCGAACGCCAGAAGCAACAGCGCATAAAAGATTCTATCGAATATGCTCAAACTCTACAACGTGAGCAAGAAAATAAAATAGACACCTCTGTAGTTGAAAAAAAGACCGAGAAGATTGACGATTTCTTCAGTGCTTCCGCTCAGCAAAGCGACTCTACTGTAGCAGTTACCGACTCGCTTCCATCAGCAGAACAAAAAACGGAACAATTCATAACCCTTGAAAACAGCAAACTAAAAGCTACATTTTCTACCAAAGGAGGACGAATGGTTCGTGTTCAGCTCAAGGACTACATGAGCTACAACAGAGACGACAAGAAGAATACCGACTCTCTTTACCTATTCAACAATGATGCCGACTTTACCTTATTGCTGACCAACAAGCAACAGAAGGTTTTGAGTACAGGCAAATTGATATTTACTCCTATACAAAAAGAAGGTGACAACTCGCTGATCATGCGCTATGCATACTCAGACAGCCAGTATATCGATTTTGTGTACAAACTGGCTGATGACGACTACATGATGAAATACGACATCAATATGGTAGGCATGCAGCCGATGCTAGCCCGTACCTATAACGATGTATTCGAGATGAAGTGGTCACAGAGAATGCGCAGACAAGAGAAAAGCGTGAAGAACGAACAGCGTTATTCTCATCTCACTTACAAATATGTGGGTGGCGATGTAAAGGAAATGAGCAGTGATAAAAATGAAGAAATAGAAGTTAAAGAGCCTGCAAAATGGATCGCCTTCAAAAATCAATTCTTTGCTCCAATCCTAATTGCTGATGACAAAATAGAGACGGCTCTCCTTAACTCGAAAGTTTTGCAAACGGACGAAAATAGCGAGTATCTGAAAAGCTTTGAAGCAACACTATATGTACCTGCAAAACCGGGAGCAGCACCAGAGAGCATCACAGCAGGATTCTCTTACTACCTAGGACCAATGTCTTACTCTTTGTTGAAGAACTATGACAGTAATGTTAAAGACGCAAACAAAGAACTGGATTTAGACAAACTGGTTCCACTGGGTTGGACTTTATTCCGTTGGGTTAATCAATACTTTATAGTTCCTATATTTAATTTATTGAGCAATACCGGACTATCTATGGGTATTGTAATCTTACTACTAACAATCATTGTTAAATTAGTAATTTCCCCTCTGACATACAAGTCATTTATGTCTTCTGCCAAAATGCGTGTTCTACGCCCTCAGGTAGAAGAAATAAACGAGAAGTATCCGAAGCAGGAACAAGCAATGGAAAAACAACAGGCTACAATGGCTCTCTATAGCAAGGCGGGGGTCAATCCGATGAGTGGCTGTGTACCGATGTTGCTTCAGATGCCGATATTGATCGCCTTGTTCTCGTTCTTCCCTAATGCGATAGAATTGCGTCAGCAAAGCTTCTTGTGGGCTACCGATTTATCAACTTATGATGCCATCTTTGAATGGAAAAATCATATCCCATTGATTGGAACTCATATCAGTCTATTCTGTATTCTGATGACCATTACGAATATCATCTATACAAAGTTCAATATGGAGATGACCAATACCGGACAACAACAAATGCCGGGTATGAAATGGATGATGTATCTGATGCCGCTTATATTCTTGTTTATGTTGAATGACTATCCGTCAGGACTTACATACTATTACTTCCTTTCACTATTGATTACAATATTGCTTACTATTGCTTTCCGTTACATTATCAACGAAGAAAAAGTTTTAGCTAAGTTGGAAGCAAATAAAGCTAAGCCGAAAAAGAAATCTGGCTTTATGGCACGTCTGGCAGAGGCTCAACGTATACAACAGCAACAGCTGAACGAGAGAAACAAATCGAACAGCACAAAGAAGAAAAGATAA
- a CDS encoding CTP synthase, whose amino-acid sequence MANTKYIFVTGGVISSLGKGIIASSLGKLLQARGYKVTIQKLDPYINIDPGTLNPYEHGECYVTVDGHEADLDLGHYERFLNQPTHKDNNITTGRIYQNVINKERKGDYLGKTVQIVPHITDEIKRNIKMLGTKYNYDFVITEIGGTVGDIESLPFIESVRQLRWELGKNCLCVHLTYVPYIAAAKEVKTKPTQHSVKQLQSEGVQPDMLVLRTEHPLNKDILRKVALFCNVEVDAVVQSVDVSTIYEVPLKMQEQNMDEIVLRKLGMPIGEKPEMQPWRDFLSKKKHAKSTIKIGLVGKYVELPDAYKSINESLLQAATYNEHKLDLHFILSDKLTEENIEKTLSSMDGILIAPGFGQRGMEGKIHALKYAREHDVPTFGVCLGMQCMVVEFARNVLGLEEANSTEMNNHTPFKVIDLMEEQKNITNMGGTMRLGAYKCELEKGSLVYKAYGKKMIEERHRHRFEFNNDFREDFEKNGMKCTGINPEMDLVEVVEIPGKKWYLGVQFHPEYNSTVVSPNPLFLSFIKAVVDNKEKK is encoded by the coding sequence GTGGCTAATACGAAGTATATATTTGTTACAGGAGGAGTCATATCTTCCTTAGGTAAAGGTATTATAGCATCCTCACTAGGTAAACTACTACAAGCCAGAGGTTATAAAGTAACTATCCAGAAATTAGACCCCTACATCAACATCGACCCCGGTACACTAAACCCTTACGAGCATGGCGAATGCTATGTAACCGTTGACGGACATGAAGCCGATCTCGATTTGGGACACTATGAAAGATTTCTGAATCAGCCTACACATAAAGATAACAACATCACCACAGGACGCATCTATCAGAATGTGATCAACAAAGAAAGGAAAGGTGATTATCTGGGTAAAACTGTTCAGATCGTACCTCATATCACAGATGAGATTAAGCGCAACATCAAAATGTTGGGTACAAAATACAACTATGATTTTGTTATCACCGAAATTGGAGGTACAGTAGGTGACATAGAGTCACTTCCTTTTATCGAAAGCGTACGCCAGTTGCGTTGGGAATTAGGCAAAAACTGCCTGTGTGTACACCTTACTTATGTTCCTTATATTGCAGCGGCAAAAGAGGTAAAAACAAAACCAACACAGCACTCCGTAAAACAATTACAATCGGAAGGGGTACAGCCTGACATGCTTGTTCTGCGTACCGAACATCCGTTGAATAAAGATATATTGCGTAAGGTTGCTCTATTTTGTAATGTAGAAGTAGACGCTGTGGTACAGTCTGTCGATGTATCTACTATTTATGAAGTTCCTCTCAAGATGCAGGAACAGAATATGGACGAAATAGTTCTTCGTAAATTAGGAATGCCAATAGGAGAAAAACCTGAAATGCAACCTTGGCGTGACTTCTTAAGCAAGAAAAAACATGCCAAAAGTACAATTAAAATAGGACTAGTAGGTAAGTATGTTGAGCTACCCGATGCATACAAATCTATCAACGAATCGTTGCTGCAAGCGGCAACATATAACGAACATAAGCTCGACCTCCACTTTATACTATCTGACAAACTGACCGAAGAGAATATAGAGAAAACACTGTCATCAATGGATGGCATACTTATTGCTCCGGGATTTGGACAAAGAGGAATGGAGGGTAAAATCCATGCATTAAAATATGCCCGCGAACATGACGTTCCTACATTTGGAGTTTGTCTGGGTATGCAATGTATGGTTGTTGAATTCGCTCGTAATGTATTAGGACTTGAAGAAGCCAATTCTACCGAGATGAACAATCATACTCCATTTAAGGTGATAGACCTGATGGAAGAGCAAAAGAATATCACCAATATGGGAGGCACAATGCGTCTTGGAGCATATAAATGCGAATTGGAAAAAGGTTCTCTTGTATACAAAGCTTATGGCAAAAAGATGATAGAAGAACGTCATCGCCATCGCTTTGAATTCAATAACGATTTCAGAGAAGACTTTGAAAAGAATGGAATGAAGTGCACAGGAATCAATCCGGAAATGGATCTTGTGGAAGTGGTAGAAATTCCCGGAAAAAAATGGTACTTAGGCGTACAATTCCATCCGGAATATAATAGCACAGTTGTTTCACCCAATCCATTGTTTTTAAGCTTTATAAAAGCCGTTGTAGATAATAAAGAAAAAAAATAA
- a CDS encoding protoporphyrinogen/coproporphyrinogen oxidase gives MSQKVYDCIVVGGGISGVTFAHYLKKEGKTVLVLEKNKNTGGQLQTGHLSAQPDFWYELGSHTCYNSYTSLLSIVKEIRRTDIILPLGKFSYVLHASGKIKSIMSEVSKLSCLLHFPKYFFSDKAGKTTREYFRPIVGASNYDRLFTNAFKAVICQPADDYPAEIFLKKRDKREKDISRRFTFKGGLSSFINAVIESGDLEVNTLSEVIDIKKEGDVFLLSTANGQIFYARNIAMAANPKVSSSLLKDIEPELAGLLSSIPIFASESLNITIKKDKIELKEIAGIIPLSDDFLSAVSRDLIENGEYRSFTFHFEKGKKLEKEKLELICSVLNIQQSDIIETSFIEHSLPAMRLEHLHMDKKVQAMRKNDRVYLLGNYYYGLSLEDCVNRSKNEFERFKSNL, from the coding sequence ATGAGCCAAAAAGTATATGATTGTATCGTTGTAGGAGGGGGCATAAGTGGGGTTACTTTTGCACACTATCTGAAAAAAGAAGGTAAAACCGTATTGGTCTTGGAGAAAAATAAGAATACCGGAGGGCAATTGCAAACAGGACATCTCTCTGCTCAACCCGACTTCTGGTACGAGCTTGGGTCTCATACCTGCTACAATTCATATACCAGCCTGTTGTCTATCGTGAAAGAAATACGAAGAACAGATATAATATTACCTCTCGGAAAATTCAGTTATGTGCTCCATGCTTCGGGTAAGATAAAAAGTATTATGTCGGAAGTATCCAAGCTATCATGTCTACTTCACTTTCCGAAGTATTTCTTTTCAGATAAAGCCGGGAAAACCACCCGCGAATATTTTCGTCCTATAGTAGGGGCTTCTAATTATGACAGGTTATTTACGAATGCTTTCAAAGCTGTGATCTGTCAACCGGCGGATGATTATCCTGCGGAAATATTTCTTAAAAAGAGAGACAAAAGAGAAAAGGATATTTCCCGACGCTTTACATTCAAAGGTGGCTTATCGTCCTTTATCAATGCAGTAATAGAAAGCGGAGATCTTGAAGTTAATACTTTAAGTGAAGTGATTGATATAAAGAAAGAAGGTGATGTCTTTTTACTTTCAACAGCAAACGGGCAAATCTTTTATGCACGAAATATTGCTATGGCGGCAAATCCGAAAGTGAGCTCTAGTCTGCTGAAGGATATAGAACCGGAGTTAGCCGGATTGTTATCCTCCATCCCGATATTTGCTTCCGAATCTTTGAACATTACCATAAAGAAAGATAAAATAGAGCTGAAAGAAATAGCAGGAATTATTCCTTTGTCAGACGATTTCCTTTCGGCAGTATCGAGAGATCTGATAGAGAATGGCGAGTATAGAAGCTTTACTTTTCACTTTGAGAAAGGCAAAAAATTAGAGAAAGAAAAGCTGGAGCTAATATGTAGCGTGTTGAATATTCAACAATCTGATATAATAGAGACTTCATTCATAGAACATAGTTTGCCTGCAATGCGATTGGAGCATTTGCATATGGATAAGAAAGTACAGGCTATGCGAAAGAACGATCGTGTTTATCTACTGGGCAATTACTACTACGGTTTGTCTTTGGAAGATTGTGTGAACAGGTCTAAGAATGAATTTGAGAGATTTAAGAGCAACTTGTAA